The Camelina sativa cultivar DH55 unplaced genomic scaffold, Cs unpScaffold06834, whole genome shotgun sequence sequence ACCTGAGCCTTGTAGAGACCCAGTTCCTGTTCACCAACACCAATTACCAAACTAAAGCTTAAAATCGATGTTGATAACTATAATAAGTCTCTGACAAGGAGAGATTTTTGGAGGTTTACTTCAAGAGTTGAGCCGTAGAAAGGCGTTTTCTTTCCAGTCACCATAATCTCTAGAGGAACTGTCCGCGTTTTCTCTGTGCTTGGATCGATGAATCCTTCTGCAGGACCTTCTGGAT is a genomic window containing:
- the LOC104774920 gene encoding peptidyl-prolyl cis-trans isomerase CYP38, chloroplastic-like, translated to MEIQRSDGFVVQTGDPEGPAEGFIDPSTEKTRTVPLEIMVTGKKTPFYGSTLEELGLYKAQVMLPFNAFGTMAMAREVSSSSSSSFP